In Polynucleobacter sp. AP-Ainpum-60-G11, one DNA window encodes the following:
- the hrcA gene encoding heat-inducible transcriptional repressor HrcA, whose amino-acid sequence MDDRSRALLKTLIERYIEEGQPIGSRTLSRFSGLDLSAATIRNVMADLEDMGLVTSPHTSAGRIPTPRGYRLFVDTMVTVRPLEEIATREMEKGLLPDSPQRVLNSAAQILSNLTHFAGVVMTPKRAQVFKHIEFLRLGEGKILLIMVTPEGDVQNRILPTTQDYTPSQLVEAGNYINMQFAGKSFAEVRAHLASDLDNLRSDISGLMALALHSGVSDYGMGQGDMLLSGERRLLNVGDLSTNLDKLRKMFDMLEQKSVLMQLLDVSSHADGIQIFIGGESDLLPYEDLAVISAPYSVDGQIVGTLGVIGPTRMAYDRVIPIVDITSKLLSGALSSSMGT is encoded by the coding sequence ATGGATGATCGTTCCCGCGCCTTACTGAAAACCCTCATCGAGCGCTATATCGAAGAGGGGCAGCCTATTGGCTCACGCACCCTGTCTCGATTCTCGGGATTGGATCTTTCTGCGGCTACGATCCGCAATGTTATGGCGGATTTAGAAGACATGGGCCTGGTTACCAGCCCCCACACATCAGCTGGGCGTATACCAACCCCAAGAGGTTATCGACTCTTTGTAGATACGATGGTGACCGTTCGCCCCTTAGAAGAAATCGCTACTCGGGAGATGGAAAAAGGACTTTTGCCAGATTCCCCGCAAAGAGTGCTGAACTCTGCTGCGCAAATTCTGTCTAATTTGACCCATTTTGCTGGGGTGGTGATGACGCCTAAGCGGGCTCAGGTGTTTAAGCATATCGAGTTCTTACGACTTGGCGAGGGCAAGATCTTGCTCATCATGGTGACCCCAGAGGGTGATGTCCAGAATCGCATCCTCCCGACAACGCAGGACTACACCCCAAGTCAGCTGGTGGAGGCTGGCAATTACATCAATATGCAGTTCGCTGGTAAGAGCTTTGCTGAAGTGCGGGCGCATCTAGCCTCTGATCTCGATAACTTGCGTAGTGATATTTCTGGCTTGATGGCCTTGGCCCTACACAGTGGCGTTAGCGATTACGGTATGGGCCAAGGAGACATGCTGCTATCGGGTGAGCGACGCCTACTCAATGTTGGTGATCTCAGTACTAATTTAGATAAGCTGCGTAAGATGTTTGACATGCTGGAGCAGAAGTCGGTGCTTATGCAGTTGCTGGATGTATCAAGTCATGCTGATGGTATTCAGATCTTTATTGGTGGCGAAAGTGATTTGCTGCCTTATGAAGATCTCGCAGTCATCAGCGCACCTTATAGCGTAGATGGGCAGATCGTCGGAACGCTTGGCGTTATTGGCCCTACTCGTATGGCATACGATCGGGTGATTCCGATTGTCGACATTACTTCTAAGTTGTTATCAGGCGCATTGAGTTCCTCAATGGGAACTTGA
- a CDS encoding NAD kinase — MLSPSPNSSKKAFSRVALVGKYQADGIQERLKDLATLLSQQDCEVFVESATAGHLGLTTYPIKKVEEFTGAIDLAVVLGGDGTMLGIGRQLAGSDVPLVGINMGRLGYMTDIPIQNVQTVLPQIIAGEYEADTRTLLDAVVMRNGKEINQALALNDVVVNRSGISGMVELAVRVNGSFMYNQRSDGLIVSTPTGSTAYALSAGGPILHPRVAGILLAPIAPHSLSNRPIVLPQDIVVSIEVVDGREVIVNFDMQSQTNLQSGDTIEVSQSKKTITLLHPRSHSDYKTLREKLHWNEYPSTF; from the coding sequence ATGTTAAGCCCATCCCCAAATTCCAGCAAAAAGGCATTTAGCCGGGTTGCGCTCGTCGGCAAATATCAAGCCGATGGCATACAAGAGCGCCTCAAGGACCTGGCAACCCTATTAAGCCAGCAAGATTGTGAAGTCTTTGTCGAGAGCGCTACTGCAGGCCATCTTGGGCTGACCACCTACCCTATTAAAAAAGTCGAAGAATTTACAGGCGCCATTGATTTAGCAGTCGTTTTGGGTGGTGATGGCACGATGCTCGGTATTGGACGCCAATTAGCCGGTAGCGATGTGCCTCTGGTGGGCATCAATATGGGTCGCTTGGGTTATATGACCGACATCCCCATTCAGAATGTTCAAACTGTCCTGCCGCAAATTATTGCTGGTGAATACGAAGCTGACACCAGAACTCTGCTTGATGCAGTTGTCATGCGCAACGGCAAAGAGATTAATCAGGCTCTTGCCTTAAATGATGTTGTGGTCAATCGCTCTGGAATTTCTGGAATGGTAGAGCTCGCAGTGCGTGTCAACGGCTCATTTATGTACAACCAGCGTTCAGATGGCTTGATTGTCTCGACCCCTACCGGTTCTACGGCCTACGCTCTCTCTGCCGGCGGCCCCATTCTGCATCCGCGCGTAGCTGGAATTTTATTGGCACCCATTGCGCCACACTCTTTATCTAATCGCCCCATCGTATTGCCACAAGATATCGTGGTGAGCATTGAGGTGGTTGATGGCAGGGAAGTCATTGTGAACTTTGATATGCAGTCACAAACCAACTTGCAATCAGGTGACACTATTGAGGTCAGTCAATCTAAAAAAACAATCACCCTACTTCATCCTCGCAGTCATAGTGACTACAAAACCTTGCGAGAAAAGTTACATTGGAATGAGTACCCATCGACATTCTGA